One genomic region from Drosophila subpulchrella strain 33 F10 #4 breed RU33 chromosome 2R, RU_Dsub_v1.1 Primary Assembly, whole genome shotgun sequence encodes:
- the LOC119549256 gene encoding small nuclear ribonucleoprotein Sm D3 codes for MSIGVPIKVLHEAEGHIITCETITGEVYRGKLIEAEDNMNCQMTQITVTYRDGRTANLENVYIRGSKIRFLILPDMLKNAPMFKKQTGKGLGGTAGRGKAAILRAQARGRGRGGPPGGGRGSGGPPGAPGGSGGRGAWQGGPTGGRGRGGL; via the exons ATGTCGATCGGAGTACCCATCAAAGTGCTGCACGAGGCCGAGGGCCACATAATCACTTGCGAGACAATCACCGGCGAGGTGTACCGCGGCAAGCTCATCGAAGCGGAGGACAACATGAACTGCCAGATGACCCAGATCACGGTCACCTACCGCGACGGACGCACCGCCAACCTGGAGAACGTCTACATCCGCGGCTCCAAGATCCGCTTCCTCATACTGCCCGACATGCTCAAGAACGCCCCGATGTTCAAGAAGCAGACGGGCAAGGGCCTCGGTGGGACGGCGGGCAGGGGCAAGGCGGCCATTCTGCGCGCACAGG CTCGTGGCAGAGGAAGAGGCGGGCCGCCGGGCGGAGGAAGGGGCAGTGGCGGACCGCCAGGAGCACCAGGCGGCAGCGGCGGACGCGGAGCCTGGCAAGGAGGACCCACCGGCGGACGAGGACGCGGCGGCCTGTAG
- the LOC119550518 gene encoding histidine-rich glycoprotein, whose amino-acid sequence MLKAIIVFATIFVAVALAMQPLEDNERHHHLNHKPRLTKHHHKLQELSHSTEEHTKHHFVSLVKEHGKSTSQRKSRQANKKELSHKKSHHQKEHHKHQDNHSRKVRSHSKGSKHHSKRHAGQHRH is encoded by the exons ATGTTGAAGGCG ATTATTGTATTCGCCACTATTTTTGTGGCCGTGGCCTTGGCCATGCAGCCCCTGGAGGATAATGAGAGGCACCACCACCTAAACCACAAACCCAGGTTGACCAAGCACCATCATAAGCTACAGGAGTTGAGTCACTCGACCGAGGAGCACACCAAACACCACTTCGTTTCCCTCGTTAAGGAGCATGGAAAATCTACTTCCCAAAGGAAGAGTAGGCAGGCCAATAAGAAGGAGCTGAGTCACAAGAAGAGCCACCATCAGAAGGAGCACCACAAGCACCAGGACAACCACTCCCGGAAAGTCCGTTCCCACTCAAAAGGCAGCAAACACCACAGCAAGAGACACGCGGGACAGCATCGCCACTAG
- the LOC119549255 gene encoding LOW QUALITY PROTEIN: ornithine decarboxylase antizyme (The sequence of the model RefSeq protein was modified relative to this genomic sequence to represent the inferred CDS: deleted 1 base in 1 codon), with the protein MTTSSDKVVAQPESQNLLGDPVFSSGFVRREFNDSGIADGKLRTISTSSCATTMSSDSYRISLGVGPLWWSDVPVHHRTDHDRASLLTGYSRKSSVDSAGGSLYEASSRASSLSSSQSDCSDLESQHDIHSLCSDDDCQEVLRQILQHDQPVQITIKLHVTEDQYTNWNTILNPVNNLLYVALPKDLPPAGSKQTFISLLEFAEDKLEVDGIVMVMPKDQPERARLVEAFLFMGFEPLSRKAPQAPPAAINDNENHYFFYNIEE; encoded by the exons ATGACGACATCGAGCGATAAGGTGGTGGCGCAGCCAGAGAGCCAGAACCTCTTGGG CGACCCAGTGTTTAGTAGTGGCTTCGTTAGAAGAGAATTTAATGACAGCGGTATTGCCGATGGCAAACTCCGCACCATCTCGACTTCGTCTTGCGCCACGACCATGTCATCGGATTCCTACCGCATCTCTCTCGGCGTAGGGCCTCTGTGGTGGTCC GATGTCCCTGTCCACCACAGAACAGATCACGATAGGGCATCGCTCTTAACGG GCTACAGCCGTAAGTCTTCGGTCGACTCGGCTGGTGGCAGCCTGTACGAGGCCAGCTCCCGGGCGTCGTCGTTGTCGTCCTCCCAGTCGGATTGCTCCGACTTGGAGTCGCAACACGACATCCATTCGCTGTGCTCGGACGATGACTGCCAGGAAGTGCTGCGCCAGATCTTGCAGCACGACCAGCCGGTGCAGATCACCATCAAGCTGCACGTGACCGAGGACCAGTACACCAATTGGAATACGATTCTGAACCCAGTCAACAACTTGTTGTATGTCGCTCTGCCGAAGGACCTTCCGCCGGCCGGCTCCAAGCAGACCTTCATCTCGCTCTTGGAGTTCGCCGAGGATAAGCTAGAGGTGGACGGCATCGTAATGGTCATGCCTAAGGATCAGCCAGAGCGGGCTCGCCTCGTCGAGGCATTCCTGTTCATGGGCTTCGAGCCGCTGTCCAGGAAGGCACCGCAGGCACCACCGGCCGCCATCAACGACAATGAGAACCACTATTTCTTCTATAACATCGAGGAGTAG
- the LOC119550739 gene encoding neuropeptide-like protein 31 has translation MAKLFFILLCLVIIGSIAAGPIEDKNAAEENDLSTADSFGYGYYAAPSPVYYGGYGGGYKYGGYSGYGGYGGYRSYGGGFYRPRIYPVWG, from the exons ATGGCAAAG TTATTTTTCATCCTTTTGTGCCTGGTTATTATTGGATCCATAGCTGCAGGACCTATAGAG GATAAAAACGCTGCTGAGGAGAATGATCTTTCCACCGCCGATTCCTTTGGTTATGGATACTATGCGGCTCCATCCCCTGTTTATTACGGCGGATATGGTGGTGGCTATAAATACGGAGGTTACTCTGGATATGGAGGTTACGGCGGATATCGCAGTTACGGAGGCGGCTTCTACCGCCCGCGAATTTACCCTGTGTGGGGTTAA